A single genomic interval of Plantibacter sp. Leaf314 harbors:
- a CDS encoding SDR family oxidoreductase: MATALVTGGTSGIGAAFATALAGRGFDLVLVARDAQRLEASAERLSATGRTVEVISADLSDRADVARLAARIEDAAAPIDVVVNNAGFGVHARLTDPDTSELDNAIEVMCRSVAVLSGAAARAMRERGGGTILNVSSTAGFITTGGYSAVKAFVTTYTEALAVELAGTGVHVTALCPGWVRTEFHDRAGISTRSIPSGLWVDVDRLVDDALRDAGRGVVVSIPSLRFKSLMALVKFAPRSSIRWISGRMSSSRRAANAAQSGAHR; encoded by the coding sequence ATGGCTACAGCTCTCGTCACCGGTGGGACCTCCGGCATCGGTGCCGCGTTCGCCACGGCGCTCGCCGGGCGGGGCTTCGACCTGGTGCTCGTGGCCCGCGATGCACAGCGTCTGGAGGCGTCGGCCGAACGGCTCAGCGCGACCGGACGCACGGTCGAGGTGATCTCCGCCGACCTCTCCGACCGCGCCGACGTCGCACGACTCGCCGCCCGCATCGAGGACGCCGCAGCGCCGATCGACGTCGTCGTCAACAACGCCGGCTTCGGGGTGCACGCGCGGCTGACGGATCCCGACACGAGCGAGCTCGACAACGCGATCGAGGTCATGTGCCGCAGTGTCGCCGTGCTCTCGGGCGCCGCAGCCCGAGCCATGCGGGAACGCGGCGGCGGCACCATCCTCAACGTGTCGAGCACCGCCGGGTTCATCACCACGGGCGGGTACTCGGCGGTCAAGGCATTCGTCACGACCTACACCGAGGCGCTCGCGGTCGAACTCGCCGGCACCGGCGTGCACGTCACGGCACTCTGCCCGGGCTGGGTCCGCACCGAGTTCCACGACCGCGCCGGCATCAGCACCCGTTCGATCCCGTCCGGTCTCTGGGTCGACGTCGACCGACTCGTCGACGACGCCCTCCGCGACGCCGGTCGTGGCGTCGTCGTGTCGATCCCGAGCCTCCGATTCAAATCGCTCATGGCCCTCGTCAAGTTCGCGCCCCGATCCTCGATCCGGTGGATCTCGGGCCGGATGTCGTCGAGTCGTCGTGCCGCGAACGCCGCCCAGTCAGGAGCCCACCGATGA
- a CDS encoding SDR family oxidoreductase: MTDATTPDEAPQPEPTASTAPSVSPSALDGAHVLVTGGTGFLGQAVLERLLADHPTTRVSLLIRKKGSVRGSDRLQTLLRKPVFKAWRERVGAEAASAIVAERVNVIEGGLDEMALPSDLDVVIHSASTVSFDPPIDEAFATNVGGATTLYAALAKSGATPHVVHVSTAYVGGTRKGIQPERSLVHDVDWRAEAEAARSARVRAEESSRRPEVLRKLMQTARRDHGKAGPQAVSTAAEAARIAWVDARLVAHGRARAESLGWTDVYTFTKAMAERVAEERWAGTGNRLSFVRPSIIESALAHPFPGWIDGYKVADPLIIAYGRGQLPDFPGLPDSVLDIIPVDFVVNAILAAAETPPEPAAPRYFQVSSGASNPLPFHKMYANVHSYFTEHPIPADAGDISVPTWNFPGGRAIERSIDRRQKATSAAARIVSHLPANARTRGWQDRIRKASSDLGSLRDFTGLYRSYVQSEIVFDDRRTRELHASLTPEQQADRGFDVTTIDWDDYFQRIHFPAVTTLTRAFANRKAGAAKQQKILPVRDDVLAVFDLEGTVLAWNLIEQYLWLRLAATSRSRWPIEIAALGASMPGYIGAELRDRGEFIRTFMRRYEGVDVAQLEQLVRGGFGKAVRSRLLPQALEQIAAHRAAGHRTILVTGTIDLMAAPLAPFFDEVVAGAMHAENGRLTGYLDSPPLVDEARGAWLTQYAEQHGMDLAHSYGYGDSHADAAWLQLVGNPVAVNPDHTLYQLAQAGRWTVREWARTTGGVRSEDELTRAPRPAQPRGERTAEDTIPDRPNAHGV; encoded by the coding sequence ATGACCGACGCCACCACCCCCGACGAGGCTCCGCAGCCGGAGCCGACCGCGAGCACGGCACCGTCCGTCTCGCCCAGCGCCCTCGACGGCGCCCACGTCCTCGTCACGGGCGGCACCGGCTTCCTCGGGCAGGCCGTGCTCGAGCGCCTGCTGGCCGACCACCCCACCACCCGGGTCAGTCTGCTGATCCGCAAGAAGGGGTCCGTCCGCGGGAGCGATCGACTGCAGACCCTCCTCCGGAAGCCGGTGTTCAAGGCCTGGCGCGAGCGCGTCGGTGCCGAGGCGGCCTCGGCCATCGTCGCCGAGCGGGTGAACGTCATCGAGGGCGGACTCGACGAGATGGCGCTCCCGTCCGACCTCGACGTCGTGATCCACAGCGCGTCCACCGTCTCCTTCGACCCGCCGATCGACGAGGCCTTCGCCACGAACGTCGGGGGCGCGACCACCCTCTACGCGGCGCTCGCCAAGAGCGGCGCGACCCCGCACGTCGTCCACGTGTCCACGGCCTACGTCGGTGGGACCCGCAAGGGCATCCAGCCGGAGCGGAGCCTCGTGCACGACGTGGACTGGCGGGCCGAGGCCGAGGCGGCACGCTCCGCCCGGGTCCGCGCCGAGGAGTCCTCCCGCCGGCCCGAGGTCCTGCGGAAGCTCATGCAGACCGCTCGCCGGGATCACGGCAAGGCCGGCCCGCAGGCGGTCTCGACCGCCGCGGAGGCCGCACGGATCGCCTGGGTCGACGCCCGGCTCGTCGCCCACGGTCGTGCCAGGGCGGAGAGCCTCGGCTGGACGGACGTCTACACCTTCACGAAGGCAATGGCGGAACGCGTCGCCGAGGAGCGTTGGGCCGGCACCGGCAACCGACTGTCCTTCGTCCGCCCCTCCATCATCGAGAGCGCCCTCGCGCACCCGTTCCCCGGCTGGATCGACGGCTACAAGGTGGCGGATCCGCTGATCATCGCCTACGGCCGAGGCCAGTTGCCCGACTTCCCCGGCCTGCCGGACAGCGTCCTCGACATCATCCCCGTCGACTTCGTCGTGAACGCCATCCTCGCCGCGGCCGAGACCCCTCCGGAGCCCGCCGCCCCGCGCTACTTCCAGGTGAGCTCCGGCGCGAGCAACCCGCTGCCGTTCCACAAGATGTACGCGAACGTGCACAGCTACTTCACGGAGCACCCGATCCCCGCCGACGCCGGCGACATCAGCGTGCCGACCTGGAACTTCCCCGGCGGCCGCGCCATCGAGCGCTCCATCGACCGCCGGCAGAAGGCGACGAGCGCCGCGGCGCGGATCGTGTCGCACCTCCCGGCCAACGCACGGACCCGCGGCTGGCAGGACCGCATCCGCAAGGCGTCGAGCGACCTCGGGTCGCTCCGCGACTTCACGGGGCTCTACCGCTCGTACGTCCAGAGCGAGATCGTGTTCGACGACCGTCGCACCCGCGAGCTCCACGCCTCGCTCACCCCTGAGCAGCAGGCGGACCGCGGCTTCGACGTCACGACGATCGACTGGGACGACTACTTCCAGCGGATCCACTTCCCGGCCGTCACCACGCTGACCCGCGCGTTCGCGAACCGCAAGGCCGGCGCGGCGAAGCAGCAGAAGATCCTCCCCGTGCGGGACGACGTCCTCGCGGTGTTCGACCTCGAGGGCACGGTGCTCGCCTGGAACCTCATCGAGCAGTACCTGTGGTTGCGGCTCGCCGCGACCTCGCGCTCGCGGTGGCCCATCGAGATCGCCGCGCTCGGCGCGTCGATGCCCGGCTACATCGGTGCCGAGCTCCGCGATCGCGGCGAATTCATCCGCACCTTCATGCGTCGCTACGAGGGCGTCGACGTGGCGCAGCTCGAGCAGCTCGTCCGAGGCGGGTTCGGCAAGGCGGTCCGCTCGCGACTGCTCCCCCAGGCGCTCGAACAGATCGCCGCGCACCGCGCCGCCGGTCACCGGACGATCCTCGTGACGGGCACGATCGACCTCATGGCCGCTCCCCTCGCACCATTCTTCGACGAGGTCGTCGCCGGTGCGATGCACGCCGAGAACGGTCGCCTCACGGGGTACCTCGACAGCCCGCCGCTCGTCGACGAGGCCCGCGGCGCCTGGCTCACGCAGTATGCGGAGCAGCACGGGATGGACCTCGCCCACTCCTACGGGTACGGCGACTCCCACGCCGACGCCGCCTGGCTCCAGCTGGTCGGCAATCCCGTCGCCGTGAACCCCGACCACACCCTCTACCAGCTGGCGCAGGCCGGCCGGTGGACGGTGCGAGAATGGGCACGAACCACCGGGGG
- a CDS encoding 1-acyl-sn-glycerol-3-phosphate acyltransferase translates to MTAEPRFTSSLHANARFVAQRLLLKPLVWSLTRVRVTGRERLTGVDGPFIVVANHQSHLDAPLVVGAMPRRLSRFLAAGVAADYFFDVPARRLFAALFFNAFPVDRSGDRKRAGVSRELLESGVPILIFPEGGRSRTGELGRFKPGAAALATRQGIPCLPVAVLGTHAAMPKGRNWPVPGRPPVSVVFGRPIHPQPNETPVQLMDRVVAEIVALRASVEPEAHLSIDTPRKEAG, encoded by the coding sequence ATGACCGCAGAGCCGCGGTTCACCTCATCCCTGCACGCGAACGCGCGCTTTGTCGCCCAGCGCCTCCTCCTGAAGCCGCTCGTCTGGTCGTTGACTCGCGTCCGCGTCACAGGCCGCGAGCGTCTCACCGGGGTGGACGGTCCGTTCATCGTCGTCGCGAACCACCAGTCCCACCTCGACGCGCCGCTCGTCGTCGGTGCCATGCCACGACGACTCTCGCGCTTCCTCGCCGCGGGTGTCGCGGCCGACTACTTCTTCGACGTCCCCGCCCGCCGACTGTTCGCGGCCCTGTTCTTCAACGCCTTCCCGGTCGACCGTTCGGGCGACCGCAAGCGGGCCGGTGTGTCGAGGGAGCTGCTCGAGAGCGGCGTCCCGATCCTCATCTTCCCCGAGGGCGGCAGGTCCCGGACGGGAGAGCTCGGCCGGTTCAAGCCCGGCGCCGCGGCCCTCGCGACCCGTCAGGGCATCCCCTGCCTCCCGGTCGCCGTGCTCGGCACCCACGCCGCGATGCCCAAGGGCCGGAACTGGCCCGTCCCCGGACGGCCGCCCGTCAGCGTCGTCTTCGGGCGACCGATCCACCCGCAACCGAACGAGACGCCCGTCCAGCTCATGGACCGCGTCGTCGCCGAGATCGTGGCCCTGCGTGCCTCGGTCGAGCCGGAAGCACACCTGTCGATCGACACACCACGAAAGGAAGCCGGATGA
- a CDS encoding spermidine synthase yields MALFSRSRRLPLDQRDARLTLLDKRMQRYELSVDDIPQSVVSLTDPRSLEYPYIRHIARVIDAEGPAGEPLITVHLGAGALTLPRYVQATRPGSPQLVVEFEPELYAAMLEALPLPEGSRVEVRFGDARAVADEPVDDIAATAADGTVWRDAKVTVVDLWDAAVIHRRVASLEFYRRVAARSAADGVIAVNLLDGSPFDYARRQAATLRTVFAHVAVVLDFDPVDDEGPLGNVVVFASDAPLAAVTHPQLFGAPAPEQLHGDALTAWIDGAAVMTDADGEDSPDPDDPRWD; encoded by the coding sequence GTGGCTCTGTTCTCCCGTTCCCGCCGGCTCCCGCTCGACCAGCGCGACGCGCGGCTCACCCTCCTCGACAAGCGCATGCAGCGTTACGAACTCTCCGTCGACGACATCCCGCAGTCGGTCGTGTCACTCACCGACCCGCGCTCGCTCGAGTACCCCTACATCCGGCACATCGCCCGCGTGATCGACGCGGAGGGCCCGGCCGGTGAGCCGCTCATCACCGTGCATCTCGGGGCCGGGGCGCTGACGCTCCCCCGCTACGTGCAGGCGACCCGACCGGGCTCTCCGCAGCTCGTCGTCGAATTCGAGCCGGAGCTGTACGCCGCGATGCTCGAAGCGCTCCCGCTGCCGGAGGGTTCGCGCGTGGAGGTCCGGTTCGGCGACGCCCGAGCCGTGGCGGACGAGCCGGTCGACGACATCGCGGCCACCGCCGCGGACGGCACGGTGTGGCGGGACGCCAAGGTGACCGTCGTCGACCTCTGGGATGCGGCGGTGATCCACCGTCGGGTCGCGAGCCTCGAGTTCTACCGTCGGGTCGCAGCGCGGTCCGCAGCCGACGGTGTGATCGCGGTCAACCTGCTCGACGGCAGCCCCTTCGACTACGCCAGGCGCCAGGCGGCGACCCTCCGGACCGTGTTCGCGCATGTGGCCGTCGTCCTCGACTTCGACCCGGTCGACGACGAGGGGCCGCTCGGCAACGTCGTCGTCTTCGCGAGCGACGCACCACTCGCTGCCGTGACGCACCCGCAGCTCTTCGGCGCGCCGGCCCCCGAGCAGCTGCACGGTGACGCACTGACGGCGTGGATCGACGGCGCGGCGGTCATGACCGACGCCGACGGCGAGGACTCCCCCGACCCCGACGACCCACGCTGGGACTGA
- a CDS encoding FAD-binding oxidoreductase — protein MTSVEHMKWWGWGVEGVAFEHSNKPDFAPFVKQAVGLDLRKPAQSHLSFDELTVPASRATEEFIAELSLLVGQGHVTADDEERVVHTYGKSIRDLLRIRANDLPRTPDLVVYPADEAEVASVVAAAVAADAVIIPFGGGTNIAGSLDPQPTEERVIISLDLGRLDRVLSIDEGSGLATIQAGAQGPSIEEQLGAKGWTMGHFPDSFTHSTLGGWVATRSSGMQSDKYGDIADITKGLRMVRPNGIVAIRPVPSASTGPSVREMIIGSEGRLGIITEVTVQVHRTPAVREVLGYFFPTWEAGLAAMHEIAESDASPSVTRVSNARESGFSLATRKASTGVSAQVTKGLMKVLTARGWDLEQLCLSFIGYEGSASHVRYEKGLVGSIVRKHGGMGVGKGPGALYDQKKFDTPYLRDFLLDRGAAADVSETAAPWSRLQEVYDAANDAANAAYDKLGVHGWIMCHLSHSYHSGACLYFTFAFITGDDPIGEYEQVKSAIQQAFVDHGGTLSHHHAVGVEHAPWMEQDISSEGVAIMRGLFESADPGSNFNPGKILAD, from the coding sequence ATGACGTCTGTGGAGCACATGAAGTGGTGGGGCTGGGGTGTCGAGGGTGTCGCCTTCGAGCACAGCAACAAGCCGGACTTCGCGCCGTTCGTGAAGCAGGCCGTCGGCCTCGACCTGAGGAAGCCGGCGCAGTCGCACCTCAGCTTCGACGAGCTCACCGTCCCGGCCTCGCGCGCGACCGAGGAGTTCATCGCCGAGCTCTCGCTGCTCGTCGGGCAGGGCCACGTCACGGCCGACGACGAGGAACGTGTCGTCCACACCTACGGCAAGAGCATCCGCGACCTGCTCCGGATCCGTGCGAACGACCTTCCGCGGACGCCCGACCTCGTCGTGTACCCGGCCGATGAGGCCGAGGTCGCGTCCGTGGTCGCGGCGGCCGTCGCCGCGGACGCCGTCATCATCCCGTTCGGCGGCGGAACCAACATCGCCGGCTCGCTCGACCCGCAGCCGACGGAGGAGCGGGTCATCATCTCCCTCGACCTCGGCCGCCTCGACCGCGTGCTGTCGATCGACGAGGGCTCCGGCCTCGCCACCATCCAGGCGGGTGCGCAGGGGCCGTCGATCGAGGAACAGCTCGGCGCCAAGGGCTGGACGATGGGCCACTTCCCCGACAGCTTCACGCACTCGACCCTCGGCGGTTGGGTGGCGACGCGCTCCTCGGGCATGCAGTCCGACAAGTACGGCGACATCGCCGACATCACCAAGGGCCTGCGCATGGTCCGGCCGAACGGGATCGTCGCGATCCGTCCGGTTCCGAGCGCCTCCACCGGACCGAGCGTCCGCGAGATGATCATCGGCAGCGAGGGCCGCCTCGGCATCATCACCGAGGTCACGGTGCAGGTCCACCGCACGCCGGCGGTCCGCGAGGTCCTCGGCTACTTCTTCCCCACCTGGGAGGCCGGACTCGCCGCGATGCACGAGATCGCGGAGAGCGACGCCAGCCCGTCCGTCACGCGCGTGTCGAACGCCCGGGAGAGCGGCTTCTCGCTCGCGACCCGCAAGGCCAGCACCGGCGTCTCGGCGCAGGTGACCAAGGGCCTCATGAAGGTCCTCACGGCCCGCGGCTGGGACCTGGAGCAGCTGTGCCTCTCCTTCATCGGCTACGAGGGCAGCGCCTCGCACGTCCGGTACGAGAAGGGCCTCGTCGGCTCGATCGTCCGGAAGCACGGCGGCATGGGCGTCGGCAAGGGCCCCGGTGCCCTGTACGACCAGAAGAAGTTCGACACCCCCTACCTCCGCGACTTCCTGCTCGACCGTGGCGCGGCGGCAGACGTCTCGGAGACGGCCGCACCGTGGTCGCGGTTGCAGGAGGTCTACGACGCCGCGAACGACGCCGCCAACGCCGCCTACGACAAGCTCGGCGTGCACGGCTGGATCATGTGCCACCTCTCGCACTCGTACCACTCGGGTGCCTGCCTGTACTTCACCTTCGCGTTCATCACGGGCGACGACCCCATCGGTGAGTACGAGCAGGTCAAGTCGGCCATCCAGCAGGCCTTCGTCGACCACGGCGGGACCCTGTCGCACCACCACGCGGTCGGTGTCGAGCACGCTCCGTGGATGGAACAGGACATCTCGAGCGAGGGCGTCGCGATCATGCGTGGCCTCTTCGAGAGCGCCGACCCGGGATCGAACTTCAACCCCGGCAAGATCCTCGCCGACTGA
- a CDS encoding diacylglycerol kinase family protein, translated as MNPRSARPHAAVVYNPTRVQLERLRRLVDDAADDAGWGPTTWIPTRERSAAVEQVAEALDGGAALVIAAGGDGTVREVAGAMRHTRTPFAVVPLGTANLFARNAGIPIDTAAAVRAAFTGEERRIDVGSIEYRRVDGVQRSTPFLVMTGFGVDADMVAYADPVLKRRFGWVAYVGPIVRGLFRRDRPRLSWKVDGGSMRSARTHTMFVGNCGTVSAGLDVLPDALIDDGVLDVLMVRSLEGWDGVRVTRWLHRANNPVARLTRSKLARPRPRPSAVETAGSAGGAVRYLRAERLDVTVSPPAAFQADGDGIGLVAAARVTVDAGALLVRLPVTTSRSTRLGS; from the coding sequence ATGAACCCTCGCAGCGCCAGACCGCACGCCGCGGTCGTCTACAACCCGACGCGCGTCCAGCTCGAGCGTCTCCGCCGCCTCGTCGACGACGCCGCGGACGACGCCGGCTGGGGCCCGACGACCTGGATCCCGACCCGCGAGCGGTCCGCCGCCGTCGAACAGGTCGCCGAGGCCCTCGACGGTGGCGCCGCACTCGTGATCGCAGCGGGCGGCGACGGGACCGTCCGCGAGGTCGCCGGAGCCATGCGTCACACGCGGACACCGTTCGCCGTGGTCCCGCTCGGCACGGCGAACCTCTTCGCGCGGAACGCGGGCATCCCCATCGACACGGCCGCAGCCGTCCGAGCGGCCTTCACCGGGGAGGAACGCCGCATCGACGTCGGGTCGATCGAGTACCGACGCGTCGACGGCGTCCAGCGGAGCACCCCGTTCCTCGTGATGACCGGCTTCGGGGTGGACGCCGACATGGTCGCCTACGCCGATCCCGTCCTCAAGCGCCGGTTCGGCTGGGTCGCCTACGTCGGCCCGATCGTCCGGGGACTCTTCCGTCGGGACCGGCCGCGCTTGTCCTGGAAGGTCGACGGCGGATCGATGCGCAGCGCGCGGACCCACACGATGTTCGTCGGGAACTGCGGGACCGTCTCGGCCGGACTCGACGTCCTGCCCGACGCATTGATCGACGACGGCGTCCTCGACGTCCTCATGGTGCGCTCGCTCGAGGGATGGGACGGGGTCCGGGTGACCCGCTGGCTGCATCGCGCGAACAACCCCGTCGCCCGGTTGACGAGGTCGAAGCTCGCGCGGCCACGCCCGCGGCCGAGCGCCGTCGAGACGGCCGGTTCCGCGGGCGGCGCGGTCCGCTACCTGCGGGCGGAACGGCTGGACGTCACGGTGTCACCACCCGCGGCGTTCCAGGCCGACGGCGACGGCATCGGCCTGGTGGCCGCGGCACGCGTGACCGTCGACGCCGGCGCACTGCTCGTGCGCCTGCCGGTGACGACCTCGCGTTCCACCCGCCTCGGGTCCTGA
- a CDS encoding ABC-F family ATP-binding cassette domain-containing protein — protein sequence MAHLLGAEALHLEYPTKVVFDGITIGVNEGDRIGIVGRNGDGKSTLLGLLAGRKEPDSGRVTVRNGVTVGVLDQSDTLDHDKTVGQTIVGGFYEHEWAGDPKVRDVISGLASDIAWDALVADLSGGQRRRVALAALLVGDHDILFLDEPTNHLDVEGITWLAEHLNRRWSRNSGGLLVVTHDRWFLDAICTATWEVHDRIVEPFEGGYAAYVLQRVERDRSAAVSEAKRQNLMKKELAWLRRGAPARTAKPKFRIEAANALIADEPPVRNAVELAGMATARLGKDVVDILDVTVSYGDRTIIKDVEWRIAPGERTGILGVNGAGKSTLLGLVTGEVEATEGRVKRGKTVQVATLTQQLDELAEYEQDRVSDVIGRKRTSYVAGGKEMTPGQLLERLGFTSAQLSTPVKDLSGGQRRRLQLLLILLDEPNVLVLDEPTNDLDTDMLAAMEDLLDSWPGTLLVVSHDRYFLERVTDQQYAIMDGHFRHLPGGIDQYLKLNAGTAGSRSQEHDRPTASGGGPTKKTPKLSGAELRNAQQEIKAIDRKLHKLNGQIEQAHEKVAVHDQNDFAGITALGAKIQAMYGEIADLEVRWLELSELVE from the coding sequence ATGGCACACCTTCTCGGCGCTGAAGCGCTCCACCTCGAGTACCCGACCAAAGTCGTCTTCGACGGCATCACGATCGGGGTGAACGAGGGCGACCGCATCGGCATCGTCGGCCGCAACGGCGACGGCAAGTCCACGCTCCTCGGTCTCCTCGCGGGCCGCAAGGAGCCCGACTCCGGTCGGGTCACCGTGCGCAACGGCGTCACGGTCGGCGTGCTCGACCAGTCCGACACCCTCGATCACGACAAGACCGTCGGCCAGACGATCGTCGGCGGGTTCTACGAGCACGAGTGGGCGGGCGACCCGAAGGTCCGCGACGTCATCTCCGGCCTCGCCTCCGACATCGCCTGGGACGCCCTCGTCGCCGATCTCAGCGGTGGTCAGCGTCGTCGGGTGGCGCTCGCGGCGCTCCTCGTCGGCGACCACGACATCCTCTTCCTCGACGAGCCGACCAACCACCTCGACGTCGAGGGCATCACCTGGCTCGCCGAACACCTGAACCGTCGGTGGTCCAGGAACTCGGGCGGCCTGCTCGTCGTGACCCACGACCGGTGGTTCCTCGACGCGATCTGCACCGCCACCTGGGAGGTGCACGACCGCATCGTCGAGCCCTTCGAGGGCGGGTACGCGGCGTACGTGCTCCAGCGCGTCGAGCGCGACCGCTCGGCAGCCGTGTCCGAGGCGAAGCGTCAGAACCTCATGAAGAAGGAGCTGGCGTGGTTGCGCCGCGGCGCTCCTGCACGGACGGCCAAGCCCAAGTTCCGCATCGAAGCGGCCAACGCGCTCATCGCCGACGAACCCCCGGTGCGGAACGCGGTCGAGCTCGCCGGTATGGCGACCGCCCGACTCGGGAAGGACGTCGTCGACATCCTCGACGTCACCGTGTCCTACGGCGACCGCACGATCATCAAGGACGTCGAGTGGCGCATCGCCCCGGGTGAGCGCACCGGCATCCTCGGCGTCAACGGCGCCGGCAAGTCGACGCTCCTCGGACTCGTCACCGGCGAGGTCGAGGCCACCGAGGGGCGTGTCAAGCGCGGCAAGACCGTGCAGGTCGCCACGCTGACGCAGCAGCTCGACGAGCTCGCCGAGTACGAGCAGGACCGCGTGAGCGACGTCATCGGACGCAAGCGCACGAGCTACGTCGCCGGTGGCAAGGAGATGACCCCCGGGCAGCTGCTCGAACGCCTTGGCTTCACGAGCGCCCAGCTGTCGACCCCGGTGAAGGACCTCTCGGGTGGCCAGCGTCGACGTCTGCAACTGCTGCTCATCCTGCTCGACGAGCCGAACGTCCTCGTCCTCGACGAGCCCACCAACGACCTCGACACGGACATGCTCGCGGCCATGGAGGACCTCCTCGACTCGTGGCCCGGCACCCTGCTCGTCGTCTCGCACGACCGGTACTTCCTCGAGCGCGTGACGGACCAGCAGTACGCGATCATGGACGGCCACTTCCGCCACCTCCCCGGTGGCATCGACCAGTACCTGAAGCTCAACGCCGGGACCGCCGGCAGCCGCTCGCAGGAGCACGACCGCCCGACGGCCTCGGGCGGCGGTCCGACGAAGAAGACGCCGAAGTTGAGCGGTGCGGAGCTGCGGAACGCGCAGCAGGAGATCAAGGCGATCGACCGCAAGCTCCACAAGCTCAACGGCCAGATCGAGCAGGCTCACGAGAAGGTCGCGGTCCACGACCAGAACGACTTCGCCGGGATCACGGCGCTCGGCGCCAAGATCCAGGCCATGTACGGCGAGATCGCCGACCTCGAGGTGCGCTGGCTGGAGCTGTCCGAGCTCGTCGAATAG
- a CDS encoding TetR/AcrR family transcriptional regulator, whose product MPVSRRVSRAQQMSDRILDAALDLMRSRGSVAVNIEAVAETTGVAKTTIYRRYRNRSELLTAAVARAMETPVEIPEDLPTYETFTWLLHEARAMIEDVVGRGTIASILLQDDPEFSTLLRDLTRNRARALSNLVDERISTGDLKPGLDGRLVATLLLGAVLGQLVRGADMDDDWADQVLSVLWPALAA is encoded by the coding sequence GTGCCGGTCTCCCGACGCGTCTCCCGAGCGCAGCAGATGAGCGACCGCATCCTCGACGCAGCCCTCGACCTCATGCGCTCGCGCGGCTCGGTCGCCGTCAACATCGAGGCGGTCGCCGAGACCACCGGTGTCGCCAAGACGACGATCTACCGGCGGTACCGCAACCGCTCCGAACTGCTCACGGCGGCCGTCGCCCGCGCCATGGAGACCCCGGTCGAGATCCCCGAGGACCTGCCGACGTACGAGACGTTCACCTGGCTGCTCCACGAAGCGCGCGCGATGATCGAGGACGTGGTCGGCCGTGGCACGATCGCGTCGATCCTGCTCCAGGACGATCCCGAGTTCTCCACCCTGCTCCGGGACCTCACCCGCAACCGTGCTCGTGCCCTGTCGAACCTCGTCGACGAGCGGATCTCCACAGGAGATCTCAAGCCCGGTCTCGACGGCCGGCTCGTCGCGACCCTCCTGCTCGGCGCCGTCCTCGGTCAACTCGTCCGCGGCGCCGACATGGACGACGACTGGGCGGACCAGGTCCTCTCCGTGCTCTGGCCGGCACTCGCGGCATGA